The Tessaracoccus timonensis sequence CAGGTCAACCAGGTTTCCGCTGTACGCCGCACGCTCGAGCGCCAGCTCGGACGCGAACCAGAAATCGAAGAGATTGCCGACGAGCTCGGCCTCGAAGAAGGACGCGTCGTCGACCTGGTTCGTTGGTCTCGCGAGCACGTTTCCCTCGACGCCCCCGTCGACACCGACGGCGACACCTCGCTCGGTGATTTAATCGCCCGCGACGTCGCTCCCGGCCCCGACGAGGTGGTACTCGACGTGGAAGACCGCGCCCGTATTGAGGAGATGCTCGACGGCCTCGACGAGCGTTCGCAAGACGTCGTTCGTCGTCGCTACGGTCTCCTCGACGGCCGTCAGGCAAAACTCGCCGATATCGGTTCCCACTGGGGCATCACGGCTGAGCGTGTCCGCCAGATCGAGCGGCTGGCACTCGCGAAGATGCGCGAGCGCGTCGGCCTCGCCGCCTAACATCAACACAACAATCGCCCCGGGACTCCCTACAGTTCCGGGGCGATTGTTATATTCAGCGAACCCGGATGAGCCCTTCTTGCCCACATGAGGCGATGGTGACGCCATTTTGATAGAGCCTGCCACGGCAGAATCCACGGGCGCCTGCCGCCGACGGTGAGATCATGTCGTACAAGATCCACTCGTCGGTGCGTACCGGGCGGTGGAACCACATGCTGTGGTCGATCGAAGCAGCCTGCAGATTAGGCGACGTGATCTGCACCTTATGCGGCACCAGCGTCGTGCTGAGCAAGGTGATGTCCGAGAGGTAAGCGAGCACTGCGTTGTTCAGCAGCGGGTCTGGTGGCATCGTCGACTTCGTGCGCACCCAGGCGCGCATCGTCGCTCCCAGATGGTTTTCTTGCGGTGGAGTGGCCAGACGCACGTCCAGTGCATCCCACTCCGAAAGCATTTCGGCGTGCGAGCCGAACTGCTCCTCGAGGACAGTTCTGAGCGCGGGAGCCTCGTTGGGAGGTAATACGTTGTCCCGCGGCTGCTGAGCGCTGTGCTCAAGGCCGGCCTCAGATTCGTGGAAGGAGGCATTGAGCTGGAAGATCATCCGCCCGTCTTGCTTCGTCACTACCCTGCGAGTGCTGAACGTACCGCCGTCGCGGAGGCGCTCCACCTCGAAACGCAGCGGTGAATCTGGAGAGCCACCGCGCAAGAAATAGGCATTGAGGGAATGCACCACGCGTTCTGGGGAGACCGTGCGTGCTGCGGCAACGAGGGTCTGCGCGAGCACTTGCCCGCCGAAGAGTCGCTGGAAGTAGGTGTCCGGCTGTGGGCCCTCCCACACGTCCTCATCGATCTGGTGAATATCAAACAGCGATAGCAGTCCTGCAACATCCTTTGGCACTCCCCCATCATGGCACTTCTGGCCGCGTAACAGCACAACCCCACCACACAATGAGTATGCGAGCGGGGTTGTGCTGACGTGACTTACGCGAATGTCACTGCGCTGCAGCAACTGCCTCCGTGAGCAGCTTCTCAGCATCACCAGGGGTGGCGGAGCCTTCCGTACCTGTGAGTGCAACGTTGATGAACAGATTGCCTCTGGCAGCCTGGCCGTTAAACGACACCTGCTTCACGCCTCCGAGATCCACAACGTTCTCAATGATGTGCGCAACATCGGCGCCCTGCACGGAGTGCGCGTCATGCACCTTGATGGTGGCCGGGAACGTTTGCTCGCCTTCGCCGATGGTGATCTGCGGACACTTCTCCGACATCGTGCGCGCATCCTCGACGAGCGGCCCGGCTTCCTGTCCGAACTGAGCCACAGCGATGCTGGTGCTGCTGCCCGACGACGTATCCACGGTCGCAGCTCCTCCCCACACAGCGTTGTTCAGCAATTCCGGATTCTGCTGTGCACCCAGCACGGTGTTGCACTCGGCAGGCTCAACCTTCAACTGGCTGAGCATTTTCTTGGCTTGTTCCGGATCGAACATTTCCGCGGGGATTTCCTCTGCTTCCTTGTGCTTCGCCAAGAAGTCATCGATGACCGCACGTCCTGCATCGTCGAGCGCGGGCGCCGTCGCCTCTGGGCTCTGCGCAGGAGACTCCTCGCCGCCGGACGTGTTGTCCTCGGACTGCTCCGGCGTCGAAGGCTCTTCCTCCACAGGCTGATCCGAGGGTGCCTGCTCCGTCGCGGATGCTGCCGGCTCTGAGGATTCAGGCTTGGCGCTGTCATCGTTTCCACAACCCGCGAGTCCGAGGGCGAGGGCAACGAACGCTGCCCCAGCGAGCTTCAGTTTCATCTTAGGTCCTTCCCAAACCAATGTGTCCCACCCAGAGTAACGGCCGATCAAGATCACTTAAGGCGAACCGCGTGCATGGCTTTGCGGATTCTCTTGGCAGATACTGGCACCGACGTGCGCAACTGCTGGGCAAACACACTCACTCTGAACTCCTCCAGTAGGAACGCAATCTCCTCTACCTCGGGCCGCAGCGGGCCCGGCGGTTCTGCGTCGGTGAGGGCTGCGTACTCGTCCTCGAGCACTTCAATCTGCAATGCCTCGCGCGCGTCGCGAGCAGGATTTGCTAGCGCCGACTGCACGCGGACCGCCGCCGCCTCGCAGTACCGCGGTAGATGGTGGAGCCATGGGTCGGGCGTGAACGACAGGAAATTGGTGAACAGCAGGTTGTCGAGCTGTGTCGTAACGTCGACGCGTACGGGGTGGTCGTCGGGCAACGACGCCAGTGCGAGTCGGGTTCTGGTGGCGGCAGTGAGGGACTCGGCCGCGATCGACACCACCTTCTGGGTACGCTCCGCCTGGTCTTGACGCACCTTCACCGCCACCCGTTCGAACGTCTCGCGGTCGCGCACCGCGAGGGCGGGGCCGTGCTCCTCGGCGAGCTGCTCGCTCGCTTTGAGCCATGCATCGGCGAGCAGGTCAGGAACGCTCGAATAGGGAGAATCAGCCAGGGCAAGCTTCTCTGTCCTCGTGAGATGCGCTACCACCCACTTCGTGGGGTTGGGGTTCACGAGAGTGAGGAGCCGACGCAACCCTTGTACGTGCGCCCTCTCGGCTTTGTCCTTGGTATCCGCGACGGTAACCCCCACCGTCGTGCCTTCATCTGCGAGCGACGGATACCCGGTCACGCCCTTACCCAGGCTGGTGGTCGTGGGGATCGGCGGGAACACCCACGACGTCGCCCCCGACTGGGCGATCCCGTCGGCCGCCTGGGTAAGCTTCTTCGCCACCTTCTGGGAGAGCTTCGTCTGCAGCTGTTCGAGATCGTCGCCACGAGCAATCTCCTTGCCATCGTCGGTGATGACGAACGTCGGTTTGAGGTGGCTGGGAATAGAATCGACGCGCCACGCATCGGCGTCGACGGGGACACGTGTGAGCGTGGTGAGCGCGCGCCCGAGGGTGTGGGTGATACTCCCCTGCCCCAGCTCCTTGCGCTGCTCGAGCAGTTCGAGGGCGCGACGGGCGAAGTCGGGCGCGGGTACGAAATTCGTGCGGATCTGTTTGGGCAACGAGCGGATCAGTTCCGTCGCCAGCTCCTGACGCAGCCCCGGCACAAGCCACGAGAACGGCTCTGGAGCCAGCCCGGCGAGCTGTTCCATACGGATGGTGATGGTTGCCCCATCGTCTTGGCGTCCGGGTTGGAAGACATACCGCACCGGGAGCTTCGTCGGCCCGACGGTGAACTGCTCGGGAAAATCTGATGGCTTGAGGTTAGCGTCGTCGGTGATGCAGTCTTCCGCGCGCAGCGTTGGCCACTGCTCCTTGGGCGTCGACCGTAGCCACTTGTCTAGCGTGGAGCCGGAGAGCACGTGTTCAGGGAGGCTGCGGTCGTAGAAGGCATACAGCGCGTCGTCGGAGATAAGGAGGTCCGGTCGGCGCATCCGGTCGGTGAGCTGCTCCGCGCGTTGGAGAGCCTTCTTGTTGGTACTGACCAGCGGGTTGCGCGTCTGCCACGATCCTTCCACCAGCGCGCTGCGAATGAAGATGTCGCGCGCCTCTGCAGGGTGGTTGCGCGCGTAGTTCGTGGTGCGCCCGGCGATGAGCGGCACCCCGAACAGCGTGACTCGCTCGCTGGCCACCACCGTCGCGGTTCGTTGCGCGAAGCGGGGCTCGGAGAGCGTCTTGGTCACGAGTGGCCCGGCGATCTGCTCAACCCACTCGGCGTTCACGCCGGCGACGGTGCGCGCCCATAGCCTGCTCGTTTCCACGAGTTCGAACGCGACAACGAGCGGCGGGGTCGCCTTGGCGAGACACGATCCTGGCTGAATCGCGAAGTGTGTGCCGCGTGCGCCAAGGTACTCCCGCAGTGGCCGACGTTTGCCGCGCTCAGGCTTGGATTTCTCCGGCTCAATGAGTCCGACGTTGGACAGCATCCCTGACAGGAGCGATTTCAACACCTCCGGCATGGCGCCTTCACTGTCGACGGGAAGTCCGAGGTCTCTCGCCACTTCCTTGAGCTGACTCACGAGTTCTTCCCATTCGCGGAAGCGCACGAAGTTGAGGAATTCATCGCGGCAGAGCCGTCGGAACTGGTTGCCGGAAAGCGCCCGGCGTTGCCTTCGCAGATAGCCCCACAGGTTGAGGAGCACCTCGAAGTCGCCACCCTCCGGAGCCTTCTTGCGCTCGTCCTCCCCGCTGTTCCAGAAGCGGCGGTGCAACTCGTCGGCTTTCTGTTGATGCTCGAGGGGGCGTTCTCGGATGTCGGGGATGGTGAGGCCGGCGACGAGCACCAGCACCTGCCGGAGGCACCCGCGTCGGGCGCCCTCGATAATCATCCGCCCAAGGCGGGGATCCACGGGCATGCGCGCCAGTTGGTGGCCGATCTTGGTCAGACGCACCTGCTCGCCCCGGGCACGCTCCTTGAGCGCGCCGAGTTCTTCGAGGACGCGAATGCCGTCGTTAATTTGGCTCGTCACCGGCGCTTCGATGAACGGAAAGCGCTGAATGTCGCCCAATCCGGCCTGGGCCATGAGGAGGATCACGGTGGCGAGGTTCGTGCGCAGAATCTCGGGGTCGGAGAACTCGGGCCTGGAGAGGAAGTCTTCCTCGGAGTACAGGCGCACCGCCACGCCCGGCCCGATCCGCCCGCATCGACCTGCGCGCTGATTCGCTGAGGCCTGGCTGATGCGCTCGATGGGAAGGCGCTGCACTTTGGTGCGCGCCGAATAACGCGAGATGCGCGCGGTGCCAGCGTCGATCACGTACCGAATGCCCGGCACGGTCACCGACGTCTCGGCAACGTTCGTCGCCAGCACGACCCGCCGTAACGAATGGGGCTGGAACACCCGCGACTGGTCGCCCGCCGACAGCCTGCCAAACAGCGGCACCGTCTCCACTCCGCGCAGCCCGAGCCCGTCGACGGCTTCCTGCGCATCGCGGATTTCTCGCTCGCCGCTCAAGAACACCAGCACGTCGCCCGTCGACGATTCGCGGATGAGGTCCTGTACTGCTGCGGTGACTTGGTCGATCTCGTCCTCGCCGTCGACTGGCTCGCGGTATCGCACTTCGACGGGGTACGTGCGGCCAGACACTTCCACGACGGGGGCGTCCTCGAAATGCTCCGCAAATCGGGCGGTATCGATGGTGGCGGAGGTGACGATCACCCGCAGGTCTGGGCGTTTCGGCAGGAGCTGTTTCAGGTAGCCGAGGAGGAAGTCGATATTGAGGCTGCGTTCGTGCGCCTCGTCGATGATGATGGTGTCATAGCGGCGAAGCTGCTTGTCATGGGTGAGTTCGTTCAGCAGGATGCCATCGGTCATGAGCTTGATCCGCGTGGCCTTGCTGGCCTTATTCGTGAAGCGAACCTGGTAGCCGACGAAATCGCCGAGTTCCTCGTCGCATTCCTGCGCGATGCGCTGCGCTACCGTGCGAGCGGCGAGGCGTCTGGGCTGGGTGTGGGCGATGCGTTGGCGCCCAGCGAGGAGACAAATCTTCGGCAGCTGGGTGGTTTTACCCGACCCGGTCTCACCCGCCACCACAACCACTTGGTGCTCCCGAATGAGCTGCGCAATGTGCTCCGCCTCGGCGGCGATGGGAAGGTCGGGCGCGACGGTGAGCGTCGTCACGCCGCCACGTACAGCGGGCACAACGCGTGGGCCAGCAGCCCGCGCATCAGCCCACCTACCTGCACACCCGGAATGGCTGAATCCGTGATGCCGAGCACGAGGAGGTCGTAGTTGCTCGAGCGCGAAACGAGTTCGTTGATGGGGCTATCCGCCACGACGATGATCTCGAAGTCAACGTCGGGGTACTGCTCGGCGAGCGGTGCAGTGAGGGCTTCGATGCCACCCTTGGCGAACAGAATCTGTTGATCGAGTTCTTCGGGCGAGAGCTTGGGTCCGAAGATTCCCACCGGGGGCTGGATGACGTGCACAATTTCGAGCTTGGATTTGTGCAGCACCGCCTGCTGGAACCCGGCCTCGAGGGTGGATTTCGAACCGGGGTTGGTATTGACGGCGACTCCGATGGTCTTCTTGTCCCCCACCTCATCGGGGTTGGCCGCTGAGGAAATCACGACGACGGGGCACGCCGCGCTGGTCACGACGGCCACCGAGGTGGAGCCGACGAACATGCGTTCCAGCCCGGATGCGGCGCGCCGCCCGAGCACGAGGAGGGATGCGACTTCCGACAAGCGTGTCAGCACGCCACCTGGGGAGCCCATGATGACTTCCGTCCGAACACGCTCCTCCGGCAGCCCAGCCTCAAAGGCGCGCTGTCTGGCTACGTCGTTGGCATTCACACCCGCTTCGTGCAGCACCTCGGGGTCGTACACCACGCCCCAGGCGCCGGCCATAAGTGTGTCGTCGACGGCGTTGGCAAGCAGGAGCTCTGCTCCGGTGAGCAGCGCGATACCAGCGCCGTATCGCACGGCGCGCAGCGCGTCGTCGCTGCCGTCGACACCGACGACGATGAGGTCATGTTCACTCATGGTGGTCTCCGATCTTCTTTCCGGATATGGCGCGCCCAGACAGGCCGCGTTCGGTGATCATGATGCCGAGCGTGCGTCCATCGGCAAGCCAGCTGGAGGGCACGGCATCGCGTGGGGCGGGCCCCGTGGTGCCGCGCACGAGCACACTCCAGCCGTTGGCTACTTCGTCGTCGATGTAGTCAACCTGAAAGGCCACCTCAACGCCTTCCACGAGTGTCGAGAGCGACGATGTGGGGCTGGTGTGAAACACCACGTGGCCGTCAATCAGCCGGAAATTCACCGGCACGATGGTGATCCCATCGCTGGCGTGCCACGCGATGTGCCCATATTCGATCTCTTCGAGAAGCGCCCTGCACTCGGCCTCGGAGATCTCAGAGAAGTACGCGCCGTCTGAGTCCATAGCGTCCACTGTAACGGTTATGCACTGGGGAAGGTCGTGCGTCCTCCCAGCTTGTCGGCAAGATCGTCGTCAATCATGTCCGCAACCTGGCTGATGACACTGAGGACCTGCCGCAGATGCGCAGGCACGAAAGGCCTAGCCAGCACGGATGCTTGGACGTACACGCGGTCTTTGTGCAGCGCGAATCGCCCGTAGCGCAGCTCCACGTTGAGATCGTTGAGCACCTCGCAAGCGCGGGAGCGTCCGGATACGTCGTGCACCAGCGGGGAGAAGACGACGATCTCGTCCGCGTCGGGAGTGGAGCGGAGGAAAATCATGGCGGAGCCCATGCGGATGGCCACGTCCCCGTCAGGATCACGCATGGGCGGATGGCCCAGGATCTGGCGGAGCTGGTCATCGACGAGCCTGTCCAGGTCGGCACGATCTGCTGGCACGATCGCCACGTCCTCCGGGCCTGCCGGCGGACGCGGCTGGTCTTGCCAGCTCTCGGTTCCGCGAAGAATCTCTTGGAGATGGTCTGGTTCGAGGAATACGGGGTGAATGACGTCGAAGATTTCCTGCAGGGTGCCGGTGGTGAGCGCGGCGAGCGACAGCGTGTCCTCCTGATCGCACGACGCGTGGTAGCGCGGGTGTTGTTCGTCGGGTTCCTGCCACCCCAGTTGCAGCAGGGTTGGCTTCTCTTCTTCCGAGGGGTCGGGGTGCCCCGGCGCCGTGACGCCGCGGAGAATGACGGCAGTGATGTGCGGTCCGTCGGCGGAGAAGCGGATGGCTGGCACGTCGTTGTCGACGATTCCCCGCGCCACCGCGATGGTGAGGTCCGACGAGTCATCCATCACGGAAAGCACCTCACCGAGGTTGTTCGTGAACGACTCCCATGCGCCTGATGTGGCACCGTCGATGTCAAAGTCTTCGAGTTCCATCATTCAGCTACCTTCCTGCCACTCCAACCTAGCAGTGAGTCTCGTGGTGGCTTGGCGTCGCAACGATACAATTCGCGAGGCGCTACTGCCCGGCAGGCAAGGGGCGTGAATCCACGAACGGAATTGAGGTGAGACGCATGGCCGAAGGCAAAGTCCGTTTGGGGCTGTTCGGACGAGGGAAGCGCAGTGCTCCTTCGCAGGCACCAAGCGATGTTCACGCCGAGCAAACCGCTAGCAACCCGGTCGACTGCATCGTCGATGCAGGCATCTATGTCGATGGACGACGCGTCGCCACCCCCACCACCGTCGACGAGGCCTCCCGCGCGTTGAACGACACCCCCGGCGGCTTCGCCTGGATCGGCCTTCACCGCCCCGACGCCCCTGCAATGGAGACCCTCGCCCAGCAGTTTGCACTGAACGAGCTTGCTGTGGAGGACACCATCGTCGCCCACCAGCGCCCCAAGTTGGAGCGGTACGACGACACGCTGTTTCTGGTACTTCGCGCCGCCCACTACGTCGATGCGACCGAGTCGGTGGAGTTCGGCGAAATCCATGCGTTCGTGGGCGAGCGCTTCGTCATCACCGTGCGCCATGCGGACACCCCCGAGCTCAAGCCTGTGCGCCAGGAACTCGAGGCCAATCCGGAAATCCTCCAACAAGGGCCGAGCATCGTCTTGATGCGTCTGCTCGACGTTGTCGTCGATCAGTACATGCCCGTCGTATACGGGATCGACAATGACATCGACGAGATCGACGCCCAGGTATTCACCGGACACAGCGGCGTCTCGAAACGTATCTACCAGCTCACTCGCGAGGTGATTGATTTCCAGCGTACCGTGCGTCCCGTCGGGGCCGTCATCACGACGCTGCGTCACGACCGCGTGTTCTACCGTGCCGACGACACCATGCGGCAGCAACTGCGCGACATCGAAGATCACATCATCGCCGTCAACGAGCGCGTTGAATCCATGCGGGACGCGCTCGTCGGGGTGCTGAACCTCCACCTGGCATTGCAAGCCCAGGTGAGTAATGAGGAGATGGCCAAGATGAGCGAAGCCTCCCTCAAGCAGGCCGAGGATGCGCGGCGCATCGCCGCATGGGCGGGCGTGTTGTTCGTCCCCACCCTTGTGACGGGCATCTACGGGATGAACTTCAGCAACATGCCGGAGTTGCACTGGGAAGCTGGCTACCCGTTCTCCTTCGCTGTCATGGTTGTTGCAGCCTTTATCATGTGGGTCGTTTTCAAGATCCAGAAGTGGCTCTAGTCGAACGCGTCGAAGCGTCGCGCGGCGCCCTTATCAGCAGACTGTGCCAGCGCACCGTAGATACGCAGCGCGCGTGACACCTGACGCTGCCTGTGCTTAGGACGCCAACCCGCGGCGTCGGCCTTGCGTCGTCGTTCCGCGAGCTCTTCGTCGTCGACCTCGAGCTGGATCGTACGGTTCGGTATCGAGACGGTGATGCGGTCGCCGTCCTCGACGAGACCGATGGTGCCACCTGCCGCCGCCTCGGGTGACACGTGTCCAATCGACAGACCCGACGAGCCGCCCGAGAAGCGTCCGTCGGTGATGAGCGCGCACTTCGGACCGAGCCCCACGCCCTTAAGGTACGACGTCGGGTACAGCATCTCCTGCATCCCCGGCCCACCGCGGGGGCCCTCGTACCGCACGACGACGAAGTCGCCCTCCTTCACACGTCCGTGGAGGATGGCGTCGACCGCTTCCTGCTCGCTCTCCGTGACGACGGCGGTGCCGCTGAACTCCCACTGCTCTTCAGGAACGCCCGCCGTCTTGACGATCGCACCGTCGGGGGAAAGGTTGCCCTTCAGCACCGCGAGGCCACCGTCGGCGGTGTAGGCGTGATCGACGCTGCGGATGCAGCCTTCCTTAGCGTCGGTGTCGAGTGATTCCCACCGGTTGTCGGTGGAGAAGGCTTCGGTGGTGCGCACTCCCCCGGGTGCGGCGTGGAACAGCTGGGTGGCCTCCGACGTCGCCTTCCCACCGCGGATGTCCCAGTCGTCGAGCCAGTGCTGGAGCGACTCGGCGTGCACGGGCCTCACGCTGTGGTCGAGCTTACCTGCCCTGTTGAGCTCGCCCAGCAGCGCGGGGATGCCACCGGCGCGGTGCACGTCTTCCATGTGGTAGCGCTCGGAGTTCGGCGCCACCTTCGCCAGGCACGGCACCTCCCGACTGATCGCGTCGATGTCGTCGAGGGTGAAATCGACGCCCGCTTCCTGCGCCGCTGCCAGCAGGTGCAGCACGGTGTTCGTCGAACCGCCCATAGCTACGTCGAGCTTCATGGCGTTGGCAAATGCGGCCTTGGTCGCCACCGACTTTGGCAGCACCGACTCGTCGTCGGCGTCGTAGTAGCGCTTCGCCAACTCGACGATCAACTCGCCGGCTCGCTCAAAGAGCGCCTTGCGGGATGCGTGAGTGGCTAGCGTCGATCCATTGCCCGGCAGCGCCAGACCGATGGCCTCGAGCAGGCAGTTCATGGAGTTCGCGGTGAACATACCGGAACACGAGCCGCAGGTAGGGCACGCATTCGCCTCTAGCTGGGCGAGCTCGTCGTCGGAGACAGCGTCGTTGACGGCAGCTGACATCGGATGGATGAGGTTGAGGTTCGAGGTCACCGTGCCGTCATCCTTCGTCACAGCCTTGCCGGATTCCATCGGCCCACCGGAGACGAATACCGTCGGAACGTTCAACCGCAGGGCGGCGAGGAACATGCCGGGGGTGATCTTGTCGCAGTTGGAGATGCACACCAGCGCATCCGCGCAGTGCGCATTCACCATGTACTCAATGGAATCGGCGATGAGCTCTCGGCTGGGAAGCGAGTAGAGCATTCCACCGTGCCCCATGGCGATACCGTCATCGACCGCGATGGTGTTGAATTCTCGACCGATGCCGCCGGCGGCGCCGATCGCGTCGCTGACGAGCTGGCCCATGTTCCGCAGGTGGACGTGGCCAGGCACGAACTGGGTGAACGAGTTCGCCACGGCGACGATGGGCTTCCCGAAGTCTTCGGGTGCGACGCCCGTGGCGCGCCAAAGCGCGCGAGCCCCTGCCATGTTGCGGCCATGCGTGCTGGTTTTCGACCTCAGATCGGGCACAGTTGCTCCTCGTGTGACGACGTGTTGCTGTGTGCCAGGGTAGTCGGAAGGCACCACCTAAGGCAGGCGGTGCCCACATTCGGACTAGTCGACGAGAGGATCTACGCTCTGGTCGACGTTGCGGAATCGCCCATCCTCGCGTGCTTCCAGGTACTCGTTATCTGCGGCACTGACCACTTTTCGCGCGCGCTTGGCCGTCGTGGACTCCGGTTTGCTGTATCCGGCTTCCTTGTTCTCGTCGAGGACTCTCTTATATTCCTTGTTGGCGGCAGCGTACTCTCTACTCGCTGCATCGGCGTAGTCGTCCGCTCGGTTACGGATGTTGTCAGCTACACCCTGGTCCGCATATCGGAGGTTGGGGTCCTGAGCAGTCGCGTAATCCCGATTCGCAGCCTTCTCGTAAGCGCGTGCATTACTGAAATGCTCCGAGCCCGTTGCGTTCGACTTATCCCAGCTCTTCGCGTGCTGGCTGGCCTGGTTCGCCCGTTTGCTTGCGCTCGCGCTCATGCTCGCGAGTTTGTTACTCAATTCGCCAAGCTTGCTGCTGAGTTTCGTCCCCTTGCCCGCCAGCTTCGAGCATTTGCTGAGCAGTTTGGCGAATATTCGGGAGACTTTCGCGAACACGAAAGCAACCTTCGCAGCGGCCCACGACATGTAGGCGGCAACAGCCGTGCCAAGCGAAGGAACGGCCGCGAGTGCCGCCATGATTCCCTTACTCACCAACTCGTTGATGAGCTCCTTCAGCACGGTGATGACGAGCTCTTTCGTTGCCGCAACCACGACGCCGAACGCGTAGGTCAGGTTCGCGATGGCTTCGAAGGCCTTGGACAGCCCCTGTTGCGTGCGAATCACGAGTTCGGTGGCCGTCCGGAACGCGTCGCGCGCCATGCCCTCCCAGCTCTGCAGGGCCGGATTGACCGCGGCAACCAATGCGTTCGCTTGGTCGATGATGCCTTGCGAGGCCTCCTTGTACATATCGCCCTGTGCCCGGACCTCCTCGGGACTACCTGACACCAGCTCGATGCTCTGCTTCACCGGTGGCACGTTGGCGATAATCCAGTTGTAGATGGGGTCGAGCAGATTGCCGACAATCCACTTCACCGGATCGACGAATGCTCCCAGCAAGTCGAGACCTGCACCTACCGGCGCAGTGATGTCACCGACAGACAGGTGTCCGTCGCCCCATTTCTCAGCAACGGATGTGTACTCGCCGAAGAACGATTTTCCCCACGGGGCTGCAAGTTCAGTCATCTCAGATCTCCTGGGTGAATTCGTGGCACGCGCGTGCGACGTCGTCTTCAAACTGGTCGTATGTATCGGCGGTTTCTCGCAGCATGGTG is a genomic window containing:
- the ilvD gene encoding dihydroxy-acid dehydratase, with product MPDLRSKTSTHGRNMAGARALWRATGVAPEDFGKPIVAVANSFTQFVPGHVHLRNMGQLVSDAIGAAGGIGREFNTIAVDDGIAMGHGGMLYSLPSRELIADSIEYMVNAHCADALVCISNCDKITPGMFLAALRLNVPTVFVSGGPMESGKAVTKDDGTVTSNLNLIHPMSAAVNDAVSDDELAQLEANACPTCGSCSGMFTANSMNCLLEAIGLALPGNGSTLATHASRKALFERAGELIVELAKRYYDADDESVLPKSVATKAAFANAMKLDVAMGGSTNTVLHLLAAAQEAGVDFTLDDIDAISREVPCLAKVAPNSERYHMEDVHRAGGIPALLGELNRAGKLDHSVRPVHAESLQHWLDDWDIRGGKATSEATQLFHAAPGGVRTTEAFSTDNRWESLDTDAKEGCIRSVDHAYTADGGLAVLKGNLSPDGAIVKTAGVPEEQWEFSGTAVVTESEQEAVDAILHGRVKEGDFVVVRYEGPRGGPGMQEMLYPTSYLKGVGLGPKCALITDGRFSGGSSGLSIGHVSPEAAAGGTIGLVEDGDRITVSIPNRTIQLEVDDEELAERRRKADAAGWRPKHRQRQVSRALRIYGALAQSADKGAARRFDAFD
- a CDS encoding WXG100 family type VII secretion target, whose amino-acid sequence is MTELAAPWGKSFFGEYTSVAEKWGDGHLSVGDITAPVGAGLDLLGAFVDPVKWIVGNLLDPIYNWIIANVPPVKQSIELVSGSPEEVRAQGDMYKEASQGIIDQANALVAAVNPALQSWEGMARDAFRTATELVIRTQQGLSKAFEAIANLTYAFGVVVAATKELVITVLKELINELVSKGIMAALAAVPSLGTAVAAYMSWAAAKVAFVFAKVSRIFAKLLSKCSKLAGKGTKLSSKLGELSNKLASMSASASKRANQASQHAKSWDKSNATGSEHFSNARAYEKAANRDYATAQDPNLRYADQGVADNIRNRADDYADAASREYAAANKEYKRVLDENKEAGYSKPESTTAKRARKVVSAADNEYLEAREDGRFRNVDQSVDPLVD